In Carassius carassius chromosome 7, fCarCar2.1, whole genome shotgun sequence, one genomic interval encodes:
- the LOC132143191 gene encoding uncharacterized protein LOC132143191, with protein MVNGTLNDLSQLKQSGFGQPWPRHGLNLLYWFAHDYIDFRNGKMVSISSPHDNRFGFHKFKNDDDDHIVPIENLPYYEVGNLNAPGADELPNYVRAEYNQSNRDSNKDRIIVHQDANGNFNRVYVTEHLKDNLKQFDSKKTYCVSQGLLQIIKNMTREQFLNKTSKTQEVHASQPQISKPEVGGVRNRPQIREVTAPLDNSCSCTIL; from the coding sequence ATGGTGAACGGTACACTGAATGACCTGTCTCAGCTCAAACAATCAGGCTTCGGTCAGCCGTGGCCTAGACATGGCTTGAACCTGTTGTATTGGTTTGCTCATGACTACATCGACTTCAGAAATGGGAAAATGGTCTCCATCTCTAGCCCTCACGATAATCGCTTTGGCTTTCACAAGTtcaaaaatgatgatgatgatcacaTTGTGCCTATTGAGAATCTCCCATACTATGAGGTGGGCAACCTGAACGCTCCAGGAGCAGACGAACTCCCAAATTATGTCAGGGCAGAATACAACCAGAGCAATCGTGACAGTAACAAGGATCGCATTATTGTGCATCAGGACGCCAATGGCAACTTCAACAGAGTGTATGTGACTGAACACTTGAAAGATAACTTGAAACAGTTCGACAGCAAAAAAACCTACTGCGTGAGCCAGGGACTCCTCCAGATCATCAAGAACATGACTCGAGAGCAGTTTCTCAATAAGACATCCAAAACTCAAGAAGTGCATGCCAGTCAACCCCAGATCTCCAAACCTGAAGTGGGGGGTGTCAGAAATAGACCGCAGATACGTGAAGTGACTGCGCCTCTAGACAATTCCTGCTCATGTACCATTCTTTAA